The proteins below are encoded in one region of Scyliorhinus torazame isolate Kashiwa2021f chromosome 8, sScyTor2.1, whole genome shotgun sequence:
- the gap43 gene encoding neuromodulin isoform X2 produces the protein MLCCIRRTKQAEKNDEANAKAEQETTKPEDKAHKAATKIQASFRGHITRKKLKGEKKGESAVATKVEGAGKKDDAKKTEAIKEEEEAMATEPAASGSEGKTEEVEKPVSKPEANPSDAEKASEAKEAPTENVEKATPVAKDEKITNGEKDVKETGRAASTATESTPSSNVTSSQEKEKKPVEAASAEASEAATKAQTETVASSTAPEKTESPRY, from the exons GCTGAGAAGAATGACGAGGCTAATGCGAAAGCTGAACAAGAGACTACCAAACCTGAAGACAAGGCTCACAAGGCGGCCACCAAAATCCAGGCTAGCTTCCGTGGCCATATAACAAGGAAAAAGCTCAAGGGGGAGAAGAAAGGAGAGTCAGCTGTGGCAACGAaggtggagggtgcaggaaaaaaaGACGACGCTAAAAAAACTGAGGCtatcaaggaggaggaggaagcaatGGCAACAGAACCAGCTGCATCTGGTTCTGAGGGGAAAACGGAAGAGGTAGAAAAGCCAGTAAGCAAGCCTGAAGCAAACCCCTCTGATGCTGAGAAGGCATCAGAGGCAAAGGAGGCCCCCACGGAAAACGTGGAAAAAGCAACGCCAGTAGCGAAAGATGAAAAGATCACAAATGGTGAAAAGGATGTCAAGGAAACAGGAAGGGCCGCAAGTACTGCCACTGAGAGTACCCCATCTTCAAATGTCACCTCTAGCCAGGAAAAGGAGAAGAAACCAGTAGAAGCAGCTTCCGCTGAGGCCAGTGAAGCAGCAACAAAGGCCCAAACTGAGACAGTTGCTAGTAGCACAGCACCAGAGAAAACAG AATCTCCAAGATACTGA